In Aureibaculum algae, the following are encoded in one genomic region:
- a CDS encoding helix-turn-helix domain-containing protein, whose protein sequence is MSNVILYGFTNKDLERTIEVVVNRLRKTELITSNNNNPEEDRLTQREAAELLGITVQCLIQWKKKKLVPYYQIGRSIFYSKKELLQQARNNPALVKTRRK, encoded by the coding sequence ATGTCGAACGTTATTTTATACGGGTTCACTAACAAAGACCTCGAAAGAACTATTGAAGTGGTAGTAAATAGGCTCAGAAAAACTGAGCTAATTACTTCTAACAACAACAATCCAGAAGAAGACCGCTTAACCCAAAGAGAAGCTGCAGAACTACTTGGAATTACTGTTCAATGTCTTATTCAGTGGAAAAAGAAAAAATTAGTTCCCTATTATCAAATCGGAAGATCTATCTTTTACTCTAAAAAAGAACTCTTACAACAAGCTCGTAATAATCCTGCTTTAGTCAAAACTAGAAGAAAATAA
- a CDS encoding response regulator, whose amino-acid sequence MSSHIREYTYNILIVEDNLLLSDGIKAVLNLIPQNEPLLNFNIEQALDYESGVTKIEEVKSKGFFDVVILDISLGISNDGVRRSGEELGTWIRSHSPKIKIIVFTSYSDSFRINSIFKNVNPEGFLIKNSKTDYRVLQKVIVKIINGETHYCSTLSEVIRKRNRIPEKLDVIDLKILYELSNATKKKNMPKYIPLELRSIEKRLRHLKEIFKVDCDRDLVLKAKENGFL is encoded by the coding sequence ATGTCTAGTCATATCCGTGAATACACTTACAATATATTGATAGTTGAAGACAATCTATTACTTTCAGATGGGATTAAAGCAGTTTTAAATTTAATACCCCAAAACGAACCTTTGCTAAATTTTAATATTGAACAAGCATTAGATTATGAGAGTGGGGTAACTAAAATTGAAGAAGTCAAAAGCAAAGGGTTCTTTGATGTTGTGATTCTTGATATTAGCCTTGGAATATCAAATGATGGTGTTCGAAGGTCAGGTGAAGAATTAGGCACTTGGATAAGGAGCCACAGTCCAAAAATTAAAATTATTGTTTTTACTTCGTATAGTGATAGTTTTAGGATAAATTCCATATTTAAAAATGTTAATCCCGAAGGATTTTTGATAAAAAATTCAAAAACAGATTATAGAGTGCTTCAAAAAGTAATTGTGAAAATTATAAACGGTGAAACCCACTATTGTAGCACTCTTTCTGAAGTAATCCGAAAGAGAAATCGAATACCAGAAAAGCTTGATGTCATTGATTTAAAAATATTATATGAGTTGTCTAATGCAACTAAAAAGAAAAACATGCCTAAATACATCCCATTAGAATTAAGAAGTATTGAAAAGAGGCTCCGCCATTTGAAAGAAATATTTAAAGTAGACTGTGATAGGGATTTAGTCCTTAAAGCAAAAGAAAATGGATTTTTGTGA
- a CDS encoding LacI family DNA-binding transcriptional regulator codes for MNNHVTLKQLAKELGLSISTVSKALKNSYEINDKTILRVQALAKKHNYRPNRMALSLKNNQTKTIGVIIPNILNYFFSKVLLGIEDEANKNGYQIIICLSNNKYEKELQSLELLSDGSVDGFILSIARETQREKHHNHFNKIIKEGYPIVMFDRVSENVNCDKVVIDDFEATFNATNYLLKQGRKKIALISTVSNLDIGKQRTDGYTEALKKYQNYQNDAIVIPITDKSKYESTISDIFKEHKNIDAILTTNNVSAVTALKMAQLNGYKIPKDISVIGFSDDQISRLSHPKLSTIDQNAFEMGKKAVESLISRLAEKSTTAFKTQVVKTDLLVRETT; via the coding sequence ATGAACAACCATGTTACGTTAAAACAATTAGCCAAAGAGTTAGGCCTATCGATCTCTACAGTATCGAAAGCTTTAAAGAATAGTTATGAAATAAATGACAAAACAATTTTAAGGGTTCAGGCATTAGCTAAAAAACACAATTACCGCCCTAATAGAATGGCCTTAAGTTTGAAAAACAATCAAACTAAAACTATTGGTGTAATTATACCTAACATCTTAAATTATTTTTTCTCTAAAGTGCTTTTAGGTATTGAAGACGAAGCTAATAAAAATGGCTATCAAATAATTATTTGTCTCTCTAATAACAAATATGAAAAAGAATTACAAAGTTTAGAATTATTAAGCGATGGTAGTGTCGATGGATTTATACTTTCAATTGCAAGAGAAACACAACGCGAAAAACACCACAACCATTTTAATAAAATCATAAAAGAGGGCTACCCTATTGTAATGTTCGACCGTGTTTCTGAAAATGTAAATTGTGACAAAGTTGTTATCGATGATTTTGAAGCAACATTTAATGCTACAAACTATCTATTAAAACAAGGTCGAAAGAAAATTGCACTCATAAGTACAGTTAGTAATTTAGATATTGGAAAACAACGAACTGATGGTTATACTGAGGCATTAAAAAAATATCAGAATTATCAAAATGATGCTATTGTAATCCCTATTACAGATAAATCTAAATATGAAAGTACTATAAGTGACATATTTAAGGAGCATAAAAATATAGATGCCATTTTAACCACGAATAATGTTTCTGCAGTAACTGCATTAAAAATGGCTCAACTGAATGGATATAAAATACCTAAAGACATTTCTGTTATTGGTTTTTCTGACGATCAAATTTCTAGATTATCTCACCCAAAACTAAGTACGATAGATCAAAATGCTTTTGAGATGGGTAAAAAAGCAGTAGAATCACTAATATCTAGACTTGCAGAAAAATCAACTACGGCTTTCAAAACACAGGTTGTAAAAACAGACTTATTGGTTAGGGAGACTACATAG
- a CDS encoding toprim domain-containing protein, translating to MKRKKITCEIARTISIVKTLATLGHFPTKETEKEAWFLSVLRSETQASFKVSKLINRWYDHGNGMGGNVIDLIVLVLKYSVKEALEFLGNDSPLFSFQQQTLFSDLPKAIQQKETKITIVRTKTIEHPALIQYLRSRQIPLEIAKRCCSEVWYRNHGKTFFAIGLENHLGGWELRNKFFKNCSSPKSYTYLTKGKKQLIIVEGMFDLLSLAVLDKMLIYESDIIVLNSIAFINGVVQLLKKYQKVLLLLDNDSNGNKITTYLLDQYKNVIDQSCVYLNYKDLNEKLIDGII from the coding sequence ATGAAAAGAAAAAAAATAACATGTGAAATAGCCCGTACTATTTCCATCGTAAAAACGCTGGCAACATTAGGGCACTTTCCCACAAAAGAGACGGAGAAAGAAGCTTGGTTTCTAAGTGTCCTACGGTCAGAAACCCAAGCCTCTTTCAAAGTTTCCAAACTAATTAATCGATGGTACGACCATGGAAATGGAATGGGTGGAAATGTAATTGACCTTATTGTATTGGTGTTAAAATATTCCGTTAAAGAAGCATTGGAATTTTTAGGTAACGATAGTCCTCTTTTTTCTTTTCAACAGCAAACCCTTTTTTCAGATCTGCCTAAAGCAATTCAACAGAAGGAAACTAAAATAACCATTGTCAGAACAAAAACAATTGAGCATCCTGCTTTAATTCAATATCTAAGATCAAGACAGATTCCATTAGAGATAGCCAAACGCTGTTGTTCTGAAGTATGGTATCGAAATCATGGGAAAACGTTTTTTGCAATTGGATTGGAAAACCATTTAGGTGGATGGGAACTAAGAAATAAATTCTTTAAAAATTGTAGTTCCCCAAAATCATACACCTATCTAACTAAAGGTAAGAAACAACTGATAATTGTTGAAGGTATGTTTGATTTGTTATCCTTAGCTGTTTTAGATAAGATGTTAATTTATGAATCCGATATTATAGTATTAAACTCGATTGCCTTTATAAATGGGGTAGTCCAACTTCTAAAGAAATATCAAAAAGTATTGTTGCTTCTGGACAATGATAGCAATGGAAATAAAATAACCACATACTTATTAGACCAGTATAAAAATGTTATTGACCAAAGTTGTGTGTATTTAAATTATAAAGATCTCAATGAAAAATTAATCGATGGAATTATTTAG
- the mbpA gene encoding mobilization protein MbpA produces MEKKIKREIGINKYSIVIPPDHLKQDSECLEWEMELKKLDESVGGAGSARCVFVATKTTLPASEGRRVKKKSFKAKSVFIKLRCSYFEKKLLKVKAKKCGLTLSEYIRKVALEEKTIERLTDEQIDIYKMLVHYHNSFKSIGNMYKKRNPNLTQKVHQLADEIKLHLNNFKK; encoded by the coding sequence ATGGAAAAAAAAATTAAAAGAGAAATTGGGATAAATAAGTACAGTATAGTAATACCACCTGACCATTTGAAACAAGATTCCGAATGTTTGGAATGGGAGATGGAACTAAAAAAATTGGATGAAAGTGTTGGCGGTGCGGGAAGTGCAAGATGTGTTTTTGTTGCCACAAAAACAACCTTGCCTGCTTCCGAAGGTCGCAGGGTTAAAAAAAAGTCTTTTAAGGCAAAAAGCGTTTTTATCAAATTGAGGTGTTCCTATTTCGAGAAAAAACTCTTAAAAGTAAAAGCTAAAAAATGTGGATTAACACTCAGTGAATATATCCGGAAAGTTGCACTTGAAGAAAAAACAATAGAACGACTGACCGATGAACAAATTGACATTTATAAAATGCTGGTACACTATCATAATAGTTTCAAGTCAATCGGCAATATGTATAAAAAACGGAATCCCAACCTTACCCAAAAAGTGCATCAATTGGCTGATGAAATTAAGTTACATCTTAACAACTTCAAAAAGTGA
- a CDS encoding relaxase/mobilization nuclease domain-containing protein has protein sequence MIGKGKSISQTSASISYGWNQEKGAEVILRQHLIGDKPSEISKEFKTIQDMNSRCKKNTMSFIISPTISDGKKLQAKDLHEITKRFMDQMKLGERQAIAFVHQDKQHKHIHLYVNRIDFNGKAYNDSFVGKKSQLAAERVAEEMKLTTVKQVQLEKEFNQREIRAEIKRRHDLSMKQFRPKSFDEYIKAMETNGVKVIPSINNQNKLQGFRFEFDGHNLKGSEVNRKMSILNIGKELNKNPNAEFFKAKNNQVKLLGRTVELTPNLALKITKTVIKKVIDLGMGI, from the coding sequence GTGATCGGTAAAGGAAAATCCATATCACAAACCAGTGCTTCCATCTCTTACGGTTGGAATCAAGAAAAAGGTGCTGAAGTTATTTTAAGGCAACATTTAATTGGTGATAAACCTTCTGAGATTTCAAAAGAATTTAAAACCATACAGGATATGAATTCCCGTTGTAAAAAAAATACAATGTCTTTTATTATAAGTCCTACCATTAGCGATGGGAAAAAATTACAAGCAAAAGACTTACATGAAATAACCAAAAGATTTATGGACCAAATGAAATTGGGGGAACGGCAAGCGATTGCATTTGTCCATCAAGACAAACAACATAAGCATATCCATTTATATGTCAACAGGATTGATTTTAACGGAAAAGCATACAATGACAGCTTTGTTGGGAAAAAGAGCCAACTGGCAGCAGAAAGGGTTGCGGAAGAAATGAAGCTGACAACGGTAAAACAAGTACAGCTCGAAAAGGAATTCAATCAAAGGGAAATCAGGGCTGAAATAAAAAGAAGGCATGATTTAAGTATGAAGCAATTTAGACCGAAGTCATTTGACGAATATATCAAAGCGATGGAAACCAATGGGGTTAAAGTAATTCCATCGATCAACAATCAAAATAAACTGCAAGGCTTCCGGTTTGAATTTGACGGTCATAATTTAAAAGGTAGTGAGGTCAATCGGAAAATGTCAATACTAAATATTGGCAAAGAACTTAACAAAAATCCTAACGCTGAATTTTTCAAAGCGAAAAACAATCAAGTAAAATTATTGGGAAGGACAGTGGAACTAACCCCAAACTTGGCTCTAAAAATAACTAAGACAGTAATTAAAAAAGTAATCGACCTCGGAATGGGTATCTAA
- the rimP gene encoding ribosome assembly cofactor RimP produces the protein MREQVEKLVEEAIQENPKLFLIDLKISPDNTITIIVDGDEGVSIKECMRISRSVDSNLDRETTDFSLEVSSPGLSEPFVNNRQYNKNLGKNLEVQTETDKFEGKLLEVNDEAITLEWKVREPKPIGKGKVTVVKTAVLRYESIKRAKVKLKF, from the coding sequence GTGAGAGAACAAGTCGAAAAACTAGTTGAAGAAGCAATTCAAGAAAACCCTAAATTGTTTTTAATTGATTTAAAAATCTCGCCAGATAATACAATAACTATTATTGTTGATGGAGATGAAGGCGTGTCGATTAAGGAGTGTATGAGGATTAGTCGAAGTGTTGATAGTAATTTAGATAGAGAAACTACTGACTTTTCATTAGAAGTGTCTTCACCAGGACTGTCAGAACCATTCGTTAATAATAGACAGTACAATAAAAATTTGGGTAAAAATTTAGAGGTTCAAACAGAAACTGATAAATTTGAAGGCAAACTTTTAGAAGTTAATGACGAAGCGATTACCTTAGAATGGAAAGTGAGAGAGCCAAAACCAATTGGTAAAGGGAAGGTTACTGTTGTTAAAACAGCAGTTTTACGATACGAAAGTATAAAACGAGCAAAAGTGAAATTAAAATTTTAA
- a CDS encoding universal stress protein, with protein MKKILVPIDFSDEAKYACKVAASIAKKTGSEIILLHMLDIPTDAIDPLESDITRGGAQTILFMKGIHRRFEKLKKQPFFDGVKINENVKFHKAFEGVIEESKNNDVDLIVMGSQGSTGLKEMLVGSNTEKVVRQSDIPVLVIKQDIENFEINNIIFASDFGEGSKKSFQNVIDFANMFKAKLHLLFINTARNFEPTEVTNTKLKNFVTDFEIKDFTLNTYNDYTIEEGILNYGKKINADIIAINTHGRSGLAQLFNESISKELANHALRPVVTFKI; from the coding sequence ATGAAAAAAATACTTGTTCCTATCGACTTTTCGGATGAAGCAAAATATGCCTGTAAAGTAGCCGCTTCGATAGCTAAAAAAACAGGAAGTGAAATAATTTTATTGCACATGTTAGACATCCCAACGGATGCTATTGACCCTCTTGAATCAGACATTACAAGAGGCGGTGCTCAAACCATCCTTTTTATGAAAGGTATTCATAGACGTTTTGAAAAATTAAAAAAACAACCTTTCTTTGATGGTGTAAAAATAAATGAAAATGTTAAATTTCATAAAGCTTTTGAAGGCGTAATTGAAGAAAGTAAAAATAACGATGTTGATTTAATTGTTATGGGCTCTCAAGGCTCTACAGGTCTTAAAGAAATGTTAGTGGGCTCAAATACTGAAAAAGTAGTTAGACAATCAGACATTCCTGTTTTGGTTATCAAGCAAGATATTGAAAATTTTGAGATTAATAATATTATTTTTGCTTCTGACTTTGGGGAAGGCAGTAAAAAATCATTCCAAAATGTAATTGATTTTGCAAATATGTTTAAAGCAAAATTACATTTACTTTTTATCAACACCGCTCGAAACTTTGAACCAACAGAAGTCACTAATACCAAATTGAAAAATTTTGTAACCGATTTTGAAATCAAAGACTTCACATTAAACACCTATAATGACTACACTATTGAAGAGGGCATCTTAAATTATGGTAAAAAAATTAATGCCGACATTATAGCTATAAACACACATGGAAGAAGTGGGTTAGCACAATTATTTAATGAAAGTATCAGTAAAGAGCTGGCTAATCATGCATTACGACCAGTTGTAACTTTTAAAATTTAA
- a CDS encoding carbohydrate-binding family 9-like protein yields MKYLLILALLFCLSCSSQTKTYLVKKTDNAIIVTGNGSDKAWEDANILTAFLYPWQPKNLPATAFKALWSDTHLYFLYNVEDSEIITPERGLGELDAVQSDRVEIFFKAADETKPYFSLEMDALGRCLDSDAQFFKNNIDIDWSWPKDDFVLKASQNEEGYTVEGSISLASLRKLGIYQDDEILNAGLYRGEYYSKEDGKTGIKWISWVIANPDKPNFHVPNSFGILRLEN; encoded by the coding sequence ATGAAATATCTATTGATTTTAGCTCTACTGTTCTGCTTGTCTTGTTCTTCACAAACCAAAACTTATCTCGTCAAGAAAACAGATAATGCTATTATAGTTACTGGAAATGGATCTGATAAGGCTTGGGAAGACGCCAATATTTTAACCGCATTTTTATACCCATGGCAACCTAAAAACCTACCTGCTACAGCATTTAAAGCTTTGTGGTCAGATACACATTTGTATTTTTTGTACAATGTAGAGGATAGCGAAATCATCACACCCGAAAGAGGTCTTGGAGAACTTGATGCTGTACAATCAGATAGAGTTGAGATATTCTTTAAGGCAGCTGATGAAACTAAACCCTATTTTTCTTTAGAAATGGATGCTCTAGGAAGGTGTCTTGATTCTGACGCACAGTTTTTTAAAAATAATATTGATATCGATTGGAGTTGGCCAAAAGATGATTTCGTTTTAAAAGCATCTCAAAATGAAGAAGGTTATACAGTAGAAGGGTCTATAAGTTTGGCTTCGCTTAGGAAGTTAGGTATTTATCAAGACGATGAAATTTTAAATGCTGGATTATACAGAGGCGAATATTATAGTAAAGAAGATGGTAAAACTGGAATAAAATGGATTAGTTGGGTAATAGCTAACCCTGATAAACCTAACTTTCATGTTCCTAATTCTTTTGGGATTCTTAGATTAGAAAACTAA
- a CDS encoding DUF6730 family protein, producing MAKIEEITELLVNEINSFEKSIEQLEKVSDKLHAAKVSIDIRELKALLNIHQREIKAVLNSQERTYNRFENLLENAKVYPNWAVIVFIIFVILCFGSLFYSLSR from the coding sequence ATGGCAAAAATTGAAGAAATCACAGAATTATTGGTAAATGAAATCAACTCTTTTGAAAAAAGTATTGAGCAATTGGAAAAAGTTAGCGATAAGCTGCATGCTGCAAAAGTCAGTATTGACATTAGAGAACTTAAGGCTTTATTGAACATTCATCAGCGTGAGATAAAGGCAGTTTTAAATTCTCAAGAACGAACATATAATCGATTTGAAAATTTGCTTGAAAATGCCAAGGTTTATCCTAATTGGGCGGTGATTGTTTTTATAATATTTGTCATTTTATGTTTTGGTTCTTTGTTTTATTCTTTATCTCGGTGA
- a CDS encoding universal stress protein yields MKTILVPIDFSEEAKYACKVAASIAKQTNSQIILLHMLDIPSTSVDPMTESNLGGGAQTIFYMKTIHKKFAEFKAFPFFDGIKVIESVIFKKAFQGVIEESSKNKVELIVMGSQGATGIKEMLVGSNTEKVVRQSDIPVLVIKQDIENFKIKNMIFASDFSENSKKNFQKVIDFATLFNAKIHFLYINTIHNFESTRDSREKINNYISSFKLEDYTANIYNDTSIEEGILNYGKEIDADVIAINTHGRSGLSQLFNESISKELANHALRPVVTFKI; encoded by the coding sequence ATGAAAACAATTCTTGTACCTATCGATTTTTCTGAAGAAGCAAAATACGCCTGTAAAGTTGCAGCTTCAATTGCAAAACAAACCAATAGTCAAATTATCTTACTACACATGTTAGACATCCCCTCTACCTCAGTAGATCCAATGACTGAAAGCAATTTAGGTGGTGGAGCACAAACGATCTTTTATATGAAAACGATTCACAAAAAATTCGCAGAATTTAAAGCGTTTCCTTTTTTTGATGGTATAAAGGTTATTGAGTCTGTGATTTTTAAAAAAGCTTTTCAAGGTGTTATTGAAGAAAGTAGTAAAAACAAAGTGGAACTTATTGTTATGGGGTCACAAGGTGCCACCGGAATCAAAGAGATGTTAGTTGGGTCTAATACTGAAAAAGTAGTGAGACAATCAGATATTCCTGTTTTAGTTATCAAGCAAGATATTGAGAATTTCAAAATTAAAAACATGATCTTCGCTTCAGATTTTAGTGAAAACAGTAAGAAAAATTTCCAAAAAGTGATTGACTTTGCTACGCTTTTTAACGCTAAAATTCATTTTCTTTATATAAACACTATTCATAATTTTGAGTCTACTAGAGATTCAAGAGAAAAAATAAACAACTATATTTCATCTTTTAAACTAGAAGACTACACTGCTAACATTTATAATGACACCAGTATTGAAGAAGGTATTTTAAACTACGGTAAAGAAATAGATGCAGACGTTATCGCCATAAACACTCACGGAAGAAGTGGTTTATCACAATTATTCAACGAAAGTATTAGTAAAGAATTAGCGAATCACGCTCTAAGACCTGTTGTGACTTTTAAAATATAA
- a CDS encoding VapE domain-containing protein: MKKSNGLYLVKDPKKKTIFDYTYEYLCSKYDIFYNEISHDFQISLKGNKSWHYLNVNSLIIELAKAGIDISSAKLEILIKSELIKKHNPIIEYFHGLPKWDGFDHIAKLASYVPTYDDQAFLYHLKKWLVRAIRCAFEPNYFNKQAIIISHKGQSSGKSTWCRFLCPPELNEYMAEDIGNDKDARIQLCRNFLYNLDELAVLSKKDVNALKAFFSKTFINERLPYDRKNTTLPRICSFMGSTNMSSFLNDETGSVRWLCFELMDQIDFAYSKEVDIKNVWTQAYHLAYKDKDFNPELTIKDIQENEERNKKYTSLTTEQELIAKYYEKSTEMEDFVTASDVMVSLSCLNVRLNKVNVGKAFTGFNFQRVKHSKRQLYGYLAKSTFKNSPWELEFPINT, encoded by the coding sequence ATGAAAAAGAGCAATGGACTTTATCTCGTTAAAGATCCCAAAAAGAAAACAATTTTCGATTATACCTATGAATATCTATGTTCAAAATATGATATATTTTATAATGAAATATCCCATGATTTTCAGATCTCTTTGAAAGGAAATAAATCATGGCATTATCTCAATGTAAATTCTCTCATTATAGAGTTGGCCAAAGCAGGGATTGATATCAGTTCGGCTAAGCTTGAGATATTGATTAAGTCAGAACTCATCAAAAAACACAATCCTATTATAGAATACTTTCATGGGCTACCCAAATGGGATGGGTTTGACCATATTGCCAAATTAGCTTCCTATGTGCCTACCTATGATGACCAAGCCTTTCTGTATCATTTAAAGAAATGGTTGGTTCGAGCTATTCGATGTGCATTTGAACCAAATTATTTCAATAAACAGGCCATTATTATCAGCCATAAAGGTCAAAGCTCTGGTAAATCGACCTGGTGTCGCTTTTTATGCCCACCTGAATTGAATGAATACATGGCCGAAGATATCGGAAATGATAAAGATGCAAGAATTCAATTGTGTAGAAATTTTCTTTACAATCTTGATGAATTGGCAGTACTCTCTAAAAAGGATGTTAATGCCCTTAAAGCATTTTTCTCTAAAACATTCATTAATGAAAGACTTCCGTATGATAGAAAGAACACCACCTTACCCAGAATATGCTCTTTTATGGGTTCTACCAATATGTCTTCGTTTCTAAATGATGAAACGGGTTCTGTACGTTGGTTGTGTTTTGAGCTAATGGATCAAATTGATTTTGCGTATTCAAAAGAAGTTGACATCAAAAATGTATGGACACAAGCCTATCATTTAGCGTATAAAGACAAAGATTTTAATCCCGAACTAACTATTAAGGATATTCAAGAAAATGAAGAACGAAACAAGAAATACACCAGTCTTACAACAGAACAAGAGCTAATTGCCAAGTATTATGAAAAATCAACCGAGATGGAAGATTTTGTTACGGCATCTGATGTAATGGTCTCATTATCTTGTTTAAACGTAAGATTGAACAAAGTAAATGTTGGTAAAGCTTTTACTGGTTTTAACTTTCAAAGAGTGAAGCATTCTAAAAGACAGCTTTATGGATATTTGGCAAAATCAACTTTTAAAAATAGCCCATGGGAATTGGAATTTCCTATAAATACTTAA
- a CDS encoding site-specific integrase has translation MNTSFILRKDKISKDGLIPIRLLITLDGERIRRNVKNVKTNIKFWKNQRIKPNPKNESYNFHIEYNKELDELEEKVKLIYRFALLNNITLSKEYVLNKLENNTFNSNNIAPDFFDSYHEFIETNRSSKAIGTTKKYVSTVNFIKDFQNETGYHVTFDSLNIEYYEKFRDYAFGNRNTLNNYFGKLITGTKTFMNWAFERGYHSNLEFKKFKTVQNDIEVIYLTMDELMLLYNFKFESKRLEHVRDFYCFGCFTGLRFSDLKQLKKSNVFNDHIRLNIQKTKTIDHTIPLNKFAKEILEKYSDTLYQPLPAISGQKFNQYIKECCEIVGITTSINITRYIGNRRIDKILPKYQLITSHTARKTFVTNSLVLGMKEMIVRNITGHKDDKSFRKYVEIAEDFKKEEMNIWNKI, from the coding sequence ATGAACACTTCTTTCATTTTACGTAAAGACAAAATTAGTAAAGACGGTTTAATACCAATTAGACTATTAATTACTTTAGATGGAGAACGCATAAGACGCAATGTAAAAAATGTAAAAACAAATATTAAATTCTGGAAAAACCAAAGAATTAAACCTAATCCAAAAAATGAATCCTATAATTTTCATATTGAATATAACAAGGAATTAGATGAACTTGAAGAAAAGGTTAAACTGATTTATAGGTTTGCTTTATTAAACAATATTACATTAAGCAAAGAGTATGTTCTAAATAAGTTAGAAAACAACACTTTTAACTCTAATAATATTGCACCTGATTTTTTTGATTCTTATCATGAGTTTATTGAAACAAACCGAAGCTCTAAAGCAATAGGTACTACAAAAAAATATGTTTCTACAGTAAATTTTATAAAAGATTTTCAAAATGAAACTGGCTATCATGTAACGTTTGATAGTTTGAATATCGAATACTATGAAAAGTTTCGAGATTATGCATTTGGAAATAGAAATACATTAAACAATTACTTTGGGAAACTAATTACCGGAACAAAAACTTTTATGAATTGGGCTTTTGAACGTGGTTATCATTCAAATTTAGAATTCAAAAAGTTCAAAACCGTACAAAATGATATTGAGGTCATTTACCTTACCATGGATGAGTTAATGTTATTGTACAATTTTAAATTTGAATCAAAAAGACTCGAACATGTTAGAGACTTTTACTGTTTTGGGTGTTTTACTGGGTTGCGATTTAGCGACCTTAAACAGTTGAAAAAATCAAATGTTTTTAATGACCATATTCGTCTAAATATTCAAAAAACAAAAACAATTGACCATACTATACCACTAAACAAATTTGCAAAAGAGATTTTAGAAAAGTATAGCGACACACTCTACCAACCTTTACCAGCAATTTCAGGCCAAAAATTCAATCAATATATTAAAGAGTGTTGTGAAATTGTTGGTATAACAACATCAATTAACATTACTAGATATATAGGCAACAGAAGAATTGATAAAATTTTACCAAAATATCAATTAATTACTAGTCATACTGCTAGAAAAACATTTGTAACTAATAGTCTCGTATTGGGAATGAAAGAAATGATTGTTAGAAACATTACAGGACACAAGGATGATAAATCTTTTAGAAAATATGTCGAAATCGCAGAAGATTTCAAAAAAGAAGAAATGAATATTTGGAATAAAATTTAG